DNA from Conexivisphaera calida:
CCTACGCTGAGAAAGGGTCGTGCGCTCATGCTGGGAAAGGCCACCAGCTGGCTGCCGATCGTCGTCGACGTCGACGACGCGGACTTTCAGGCGCTCGGCCAGACACGGTCATTCTTCAGCGGACTGGGAAGACGTCCTGTCGTCGGTCAACGAACCGCTTATTAATAGGCTTCGTCTAGCGCAGTACATTGTCCGGAGATGATATTGACGAGGTCCTCAAGGATCCGAGGCTCCGTGACGCCGCAATAAAGCTCGCTGGAGAGCTGGTCCTGAGCAGGGAGCCCGGCAGGCTCATGAAGCACTGGAGGGAGAAGGTGGGAATCCAACAGATAGGGCTCGCGAAGGAGATGGGAATATCGCCGTCCGTGCTGAGCGACTACGAAGGGGGCAGGAGGAAATCCCCGGGATCTCAGTTCATAAGGAAGTACGTCGCGGCGCTGATAAGGGTGGATCGGGACAGGGATTTGCTGCTGGGCTCCAAGGGCGCCGACGAGAATCCCGACGCCATATTGAGTATAGGTGAATTCCGGGAGCCGAGATCCGTATCGGATATTGCGCGGATCCTCTCCTTGGACGTTCTGACAGGAGAGGAGCAGCTGGGCCGTATGATCTACGGCTACACGGTGCTGGACAGCATAAAGGCGATATATGCTCTGTCGGGCAATGAGTTCTACAGGATATATGGCTCCACCACCGAACGCGTTCTAGTGTTCACCAGGGTGGTCATGGGCAGGAGCCCGATGGTGGCGGTCAGGGTCTCGCAGCTTAAGCCGAGGATGGTGGTGGTCCATGGACCTGAGCGCGTGGATCCACTGTCCGTGGACTTAGCTAGGCGCGAGCGCATAGTAATGGCGCTCGCACGCATTGGTGTGCGCGAGATAGTGGATAAACTTAGCTCCCTATAATTTATATATGTAATTTTTGTACGTAAATGTAAATAAACAACTGCCCTTGGGGATGGAATGTTGATCGACCAGGCCTGGAAGCTCGTATTGGGCCTGGCGCTCATAGCGGCGCTCGCCGTGGTGTCAGCCACCAAGCGCTACTTGAGCGCAGGGGGCGTCGCAGCCGCCGCCGTCATAGGGGTGGGCGTCCTCGTGGCTGGCGGATTGGGCTGGCTCATCGTCCTGATGGCGTTCACCGTACTGGGCTCCGCACTCACGCGGACTGGTGCGGACCTTAAGGGGATAATCTCGGGGCTCAAGGCGGACAGGGGCGCTAAGAACGTGCTGGCAAACGGGCTACCGCCCATGATAATAGCAGTTGCCTCGTCGCTGATCGCCGGCCTGCCCTGGTCTGTCGCCTTCACCGCGGCCGTCGCAGCGGCCACCTCGGACACGGTCTCGACGGAGATAGGAATGCTCTCCAGATCACCACCCAGGAGGATCACTAGGCCATGGAGGACCGTTCCGCCCGGCATATCAGGTGGCGTGAGCGCCATTGGCACGCTCGCGGGCCTGCTCGCGGCCGGCGCCATATCCCTCTTGGCCGCTGCACTCGGATTGATGACCGAACCCAGCCAGGTGGTCTTGGCAGCGCTCGTGGGATTCGTAGGGAACTTGGTGGACAGCATGCTCGGCGATCTCGCCGAGGTGAAGTATAAGTGCGGAGCCGGCGCGCTCGTGGAGGATCCTTCGACCTGCGATCAGCTGGTGGAGAGGATAGGTCATCCCGTGATAAATAACCATACAGTGAACGCAATAGCGATATCGATAGCCGGCGTCCTAGCCCTGCTGCTCTCCATGATCTAGCGATGTCCGCGGTGCAAGGAGATCGCGCAGCCTCCCCGGCAGGTCCCGCTCAGGCAGTCTCTCCTGCTTCCACGTGTCCCGGTGCCTGAGCGTGACCGTGCCGTCCTCGAGCGTCTCATAGTCTACCGTCACGGCGTACGGCACGCCGACCTCATCCGCCCGTGCATATCTCCTGCCTATTGAGCCGTCATCATCGTAGAAGACGCTGAAGGTGGTCGACAGGTCCGCCGCTATGCGACGTGCCCTCTCGTCCAAACCATCCCTCGAGACGAGGGGAAACACCGCCACCTGCACGGGCGCCACGCTGGGCGGCAGCGAGAGCACAACCCTGCCCTCCCTCACACCGTATGCCCACGTGAGGGATGCGAGCATCAGCCTCTCCACGCCATAGCTTGGCTCTATGACATGTGGATAGAATCTCCTGACGTTCACCTTCTCCTCGACCTCCTCCCTGGCCACCGGGAGGTCCTCTACCCTGAGGCCCAGCGCGGCCAGATCCCTCCCCGGATCCTCGGACTCCAACAGTATGCGCATGACATCCTTCCACCTGTCGCCGACTGCATTCCTCAACTCGTCGACGGATCTGACGCGCCACCTGACCTTCCTAGTCACCACGGGAGAGGGCAGCTTGACGGATGCCGACAGATCCTTTCCGCTCGCCGAGCTGTGCGACCTGAGGTCGTAGTCCGTGCGATATGCGAGCCCCGCCACCTCCAGCCAGCCGAATCCCGGCACCACCGCCTCGTGATCGAACGTCTGGGCTGAGTAGTGGGCCCTCTCGCGCGCGGGTTTGCCGTGGAACCTCTGGTGGTCGCGAGGCACACCGAGCGCCGAGACGAACCTCATCGACAGAGCCATGAAGTACGCGAGGCACTCGTTCTTGATCACCCCCCTGCGCAATGCCTCCTCAACGCTGATCCTGACGACCTCGTCCCCACCCCTCTCGGCGACCTCCTCCGTCAGCACCGGCAGCTCGTCGCCCATTACCTCCTCTAAGTACGGACATGGTGCCTCGGGATCCATGAAGAACTCCAGCTCCATCATGTTGAACTCCCTCAGCCTTATCATGGCCTGCCGGGGCGAGATCTCGTTCCTGAAGCCCCGACCTATCTGCGCGACGCCGAGGGGCAGCCGCTCCCTTGTCACATCGTAGATCCTCCTGAACTCCGTGAATATCCCCTGCGCGGTCTCGGGCCTGAGGAACCCTACCTCCTCCGAGTACGGCCCTATCCTGGTCTCGAACATCGTGAGGAATTGGGAGACCCTCCACGCGGACGCCCCGCACTCCGGGCACTTTACGTGGTTCTCGTTCAGCAGGCGCTGGAGCTCCTCCACAGGCGCCCCCTCGCCGACGCTGACGCCGGCGTCCCCCAGCAGATGATCCGCGCGGAATTTCCTCCCACATTTAGTGCACTCGGCCACCGGGTCCTTGAAGTTGTCGACGTGCCCCGACGCCTTGAACACCTTGTACGGACCCAGGGCGGGCGCGTCTATCTCGACGAAGCCATGCCTCCTCACGAAGATGGAACGCCATAGGTCTATCAGCCTCTCGCGCATTGCGACGCCGAGCGGACCCAGCACGTAGAGCCCGCCCACGCCACCGTATATCTCGTAGGCCTGCCAGAAGAAGCCCCGCCTTTTGGCGAGCTCAACTACCCTATCGTAGGCGCCGTCCAAGCTGGCGCGGGTGCGCTCTATGCCATCTTAAGGGTTTTCGCCGCTGGGTCAACGGCCCCCGCTCAGGCCCGTGCGCTTCAGGAACTCGTCGACGAGGTCGCCTATCGTGGGCCCCTCGACCATCCTCAGCTCATACCTGACGCGCAAGACGCGCCTGCCGTCCTTCACTATTCCTGAGATATCGGCGGGGGTTCCCAGCACTACGACCTCCGCGGGAGCTGAGTTTATCGTCTCCGCCAAGTCGCGCCGCTGATCCTCGCTGTATCCCATGCTGGGCAGAACAGGACCCATGTGCGGATATCTCCTGTACGCCTCCGCTATGCTCCCCCTGGCGTATGGCCTCGGATCTATGACAGTGGCACCATATTTTATCGCCGCGACGTATCCGGCCCCGTAGGGCGCGCCGCCGTGCGTGACGGTCGGTGCGTCCTCGACGACGAGCGCCCTACGTCCCCTCAGGGAATCCGGATCGTCCACCTCCACCGAGCTCTCAGCGATGCTCACGCTGGCCCTGGGATTCAGGCGCCTCACATCCTCCACGATGGCCCTCACGGAGTCCGGCTGCGCTTGGTCCGCCTTGTTTATCACGACTGCGTCGGCCGCGAGGACGTTTGATTCGCCTGGAAACGTCGACAACTCCAGGCCCGGCCTCATGGCGTCGGCCACCGTTATCATATAATTCGGATGAATGAAGGGGAAGTCATTGTTCCCCCCGTCCCACAGTATCACTTGGCCCTCGAGCTCCGCGGCGGCGAGTATTCTGGAGTAATCCACGCCCGCGAACACGGGTATGCCCATCCTGACGTATTGCTCATATTCCTCGCGCTCCTCTATGGTCAAGCCAGCCCTCTCCAGATCGCCTACTGTGGCGAATCTCTGGACCGCCATCCTGGATAGATCCCCGTACGCCATTGGATGCCTCACAGGTGCAACCCTGATGCCCCTCGACACGAGTTCCCTGACGACGGCCCTAGAGACAGTGCTCTTACCGGCACCCGTCTTAACGGCCGTGACCGCTATAGTGGGGCGCGACGGCACCAGCATTGTATCCCTGGGGCCGAGCACCATGAAGGAGGCACCGCTGGAGATGACCCTGTTGACCTTATCTCCCAACTCAGCGTTCATGAGATCACTGTAGGATAGCACGACGACGTCCACCCCCTCCTCGACAACTACCTCGGGTAAAACCTCCTCAGGAAGTATCGGAATTCCCTCCGGGTACAACGGCCCCGAGAGATCTGGAGGATATCTCCTGCCGGATATGCCGGGGATCTGCGCCGCAGTGAAGGCGACTACTTTGTAGTCAGGATTTGAGCGGAAAAAGACGTTGAAATTATGAAAATCACGCCCTCCTGCGCCCATTATGATTACCCTGATGGGACGGCCCATTGAAGATGTTGTGGAAACGGTGACCTAAAAATGAACCGGCGCGTTCTCGTCAACGCAGTACTCATAAAGGCCTTGAGCTACTCCGCTACTGATGGCGAAGCTCGAGCTTCGCCGCTCCGACACATCCATAAGGGCAATGGAGGGCACTCCATATAGCCGTCAGATCTCCAGACCTGGGGCAGGGGCGTTTTCACGGTGCATGAACTAATTCTTTATAGACTGGACATTGTCCAGAGCGCGACTGGTCGATGATGGATCCCGGGGCAGCGGC
Protein-coding regions in this window:
- a CDS encoding DUF92 domain-containing protein is translated as MIDQAWKLVLGLALIAALAVVSATKRYLSAGGVAAAAVIGVGVLVAGGLGWLIVLMAFTVLGSALTRTGADLKGIISGLKADRGAKNVLANGLPPMIIAVASSLIAGLPWSVAFTAAVAAATSDTVSTEIGMLSRSPPRRITRPWRTVPPGISGGVSAIGTLAGLLAAGAISLLAAALGLMTEPSQVVLAALVGFVGNLVDSMLGDLAEVKYKCGAGALVEDPSTCDQLVERIGHPVINNHTVNAIAISIAGVLALLLSMI
- a CDS encoding cyclic 2,3-diphosphoglycerate synthase; this encodes MGRPIRVIIMGAGGRDFHNFNVFFRSNPDYKVVAFTAAQIPGISGRRYPPDLSGPLYPEGIPILPEEVLPEVVVEEGVDVVVLSYSDLMNAELGDKVNRVISSGASFMVLGPRDTMLVPSRPTIAVTAVKTGAGKSTVSRAVVRELVSRGIRVAPVRHPMAYGDLSRMAVQRFATVGDLERAGLTIEEREEYEQYVRMGIPVFAGVDYSRILAAAELEGQVILWDGGNNDFPFIHPNYMITVADAMRPGLELSTFPGESNVLAADAVVINKADQAQPDSVRAIVEDVRRLNPRASVSIAESSVEVDDPDSLRGRRALVVEDAPTVTHGGAPYGAGYVAAIKYGATVIDPRPYARGSIAEAYRRYPHMGPVLPSMGYSEDQRRDLAETINSAPAEVVVLGTPADISGIVKDGRRVLRVRYELRMVEGPTIGDLVDEFLKRTGLSGGR
- the glyS gene encoding glycine--tRNA ligase codes for the protein MDGAYDRVVELAKRRGFFWQAYEIYGGVGGLYVLGPLGVAMRERLIDLWRSIFVRRHGFVEIDAPALGPYKVFKASGHVDNFKDPVAECTKCGRKFRADHLLGDAGVSVGEGAPVEELQRLLNENHVKCPECGASAWRVSQFLTMFETRIGPYSEEVGFLRPETAQGIFTEFRRIYDVTRERLPLGVAQIGRGFRNEISPRQAMIRLREFNMMELEFFMDPEAPCPYLEEVMGDELPVLTEEVAERGGDEVVRISVEEALRRGVIKNECLAYFMALSMRFVSALGVPRDHQRFHGKPARERAHYSAQTFDHEAVVPGFGWLEVAGLAYRTDYDLRSHSSASGKDLSASVKLPSPVVTRKVRWRVRSVDELRNAVGDRWKDVMRILLESEDPGRDLAALGLRVEDLPVAREEVEEKVNVRRFYPHVIEPSYGVERLMLASLTWAYGVREGRVVLSLPPSVAPVQVAVFPLVSRDGLDERARRIAADLSTTFSVFYDDDGSIGRRYARADEVGVPYAVTVDYETLEDGTVTLRHRDTWKQERLPERDLPGRLRDLLAPRTSLDHGEQQG
- a CDS encoding helix-turn-helix domain-containing protein — its product is MSGDDIDEVLKDPRLRDAAIKLAGELVLSREPGRLMKHWREKVGIQQIGLAKEMGISPSVLSDYEGGRRKSPGSQFIRKYVAALIRVDRDRDLLLGSKGADENPDAILSIGEFREPRSVSDIARILSLDVLTGEEQLGRMIYGYTVLDSIKAIYALSGNEFYRIYGSTTERVLVFTRVVMGRSPMVAVRVSQLKPRMVVVHGPERVDPLSVDLARRERIVMALARIGVREIVDKLSSL